CCTCCTAATGATCGTGCCCGCCGGCTCGACCGCCGCGATCCCCGCCACGCTCTTCCCCGCCTGCCAGTAGTCCGCCGAGGCCGTGCTGGCCAGCGAGTCCTTCTTGAGCTGCCGGAGCGAGCGCAGCGCGTAGAAGGTGCGCATCCAGTGCTTGGTCTTCCGCCCCCGGAACAAGAGCCGCGAGAGCGGTCCGATCTTGGTGCCGATCCGCTCCACGTACGGCGTCCGGATCACCGCCAGCGGCACGCCGGTGATGCGCTCGGTGAGGACGATGTCCTTCTCCGTGGCGCGCACGATCGCCTGCTTGTAGTCGGGGTGCGCGTTGCACTCCTCCGCCGCGATGAACCGCGTCCCCATCTGCACGCCGGCGTACCCCATCTTCAGCGCGGCCACGAAATCCGGCGCGTCGCCGATCCCGCCCGCGCAGATCAGCGGCAATCCCAGGTCGGCGGTCTCGTCCACCAGCGCCCGCGGGCTCTTCGCCCCCGCGTGGCCGCCGGCGCGGTCGTTCACGCAGATGAGCCCTTGCACTCCGCCGTCCAGGGCCTTGAGCGCCCACTTCCGCTCGGTCACGTCGTGGTAAACCACTCCTCCTACCGGCCGCACCCGGTCCACCACCCAGCGCGGATTGCCTAACGACGTGACGAAGAACCGCACCCCCTCCTCCAGCGAGATGTCGATCCAGCGCTCCATCCGCTCGCGGTAGATGCGGGACGACTGCTCGATCAGTGCGTTCATCCCGATGGGCTTGTCGGTGAGCCGGCGGATGAGGCGCAGCCCCTCGCGGTAGTCGTGACGGTGAACGTAGGTCATCGAGATCGGCTGGACGATGCCGATGCCGCCGGCGGCCGAGGCCGCGGCGACCAGCTCCGGGTTGCTGCACGGGTACATCGCACCGCAGATGAGGGGCACTTCGATGCCCACCTTCCGCGCGAACGGCGTCGTTAGGTCCATCAAGCGACCGGCCCGAGCTTCCAGCGCACCGTGGCCTTCGCCACCACGTCGCCGCCGCCGTCCGAGATGGACGCTTCGAACTCGTACTCCCCTTCGTGGCTGAAGTCCGGCAGCGCGCAGCGACACTCGGCGGTCAGCGCACCGCGGGCCTTCTTGAGGTACGCGATCCTCAGCCCGACCGGGATCCCTCGCGCGTGGCTGGGCATCCCCGTGAGCATCGCGAGCCCGCTCGAGAGCTCGGCGAGGTTGGCGAGCGCGATCGCGTGCACCGAGTTGAGATGGTTCCGGATACCCCGCCGGTCGCGCATCACCAGCTTGGCGTAGCCTGGCTCCAACTCGAGCACCCGCGCGCGGATCGTGCCGCTGTAGGGTGCCATCCAGCCAAGCACGATGCTGAACAGCGCTTTTCCACCGGGCAACGGCGCCAGCCGCCGCCAGGCGGTACGTATCCGTTCACCAGGTGAGGCGATCGCTGTTGACATGGAACGAATGTAGCCCGCGACCCGCGTCCTTCCTACATTGCCGCCGTGCTGGAGCGTCTACTCGCCATCGCCGCGGGCCTCTCGCCGCCATTCGTCCTGCTCGAGGACGGACGAGGTGCGGGCAAGAGCATGCTGGCCTGGGCGCCTCTGCACCGGGTGCGAATCGAGTGGACGGATGCCGCCGTGGGCACGCTCGACGCCCTCACGCTCGGCGACGACTACATCGGGGTGATCGCCTACGACCTCGGCATCCCGCCGCACGCGCGTCGCCGCGCGCCGATGATCGCGCAGCCGCTCGCTGACCTGTTCGTCCCGACGCAGCGGATCACGTTGCGGCCGGGGATGCGACCGGAGATCCGCGGAGACGACGCAAGAGATCGATGGGGGGTGGCAGCCGGCGAGTCGTGGCGCGGGGTGGACGAAGGCGGCAAGGGGGCGCGTGCCGCGACGGCGGGCGCCCTGCGTGCGGTCCGACCGCCGGAGCGGCAAGCGCCCCCGAGCCGCCGTTCGTTGGATCAGGCGCAGTTCGAAGCCGCGGTGCAACGCGCCCTCGAGTACATCCGCGCGGGGGACATCTACCAGGTCAACCTCAGCGTCGCCGAGCGCGCGCCGCTCGCGGAGCCGGCATTCGATGTCTACCGGCGGCTCCGCGCGATCAACCCGTCGCCGTGGATGGGCTACGCCGACTTCGGCGACTGGCAGCTCGTCTGCGGCTCGCCGGAGCTGCTGGTCGAGGTGCGGGACGGGACCGCGCGGGCCCGGCCGATCGCCGGCACCCGCAAGAAGACCGGGAAAAGCGTCCCGGACGCGGCGATGCGCCGCGAGCTGAGGACGGACGCGAAGGAAGCCGCGGAGCACGTCATGCTGGTGGACCTGGCACGCAACGACCTCGGCCGCATCGCCGAGTTCGGCTCGGTGCGCGTCGCAGAGCTTGGCGCGGTCGAGGAGTACTCGCACGTGATGCACCTCGTGCGCGACGTCGTAGCGACGGTCGTCCCCGGCACCGCGCCGCTCGACGTCTTCCGCGCCATGTTCCCCGGCGGTACCATCACCGGCACGCCCAAGATCCGAGCTATGGAGATCATCGCGGAGCTCGAGCCGGTGGCGCGCGGCTTCTACACCGGCGCCCTCGGCTGGACGGGCCGGGACGCGGCGCAGTGGAACATCATCATCCGCTCGGCCGTGGTGCGCGACGGGGAAGTCGTCATCCAGGCCGGCGCCGGCATCGTCGCCGACTCGGACCCCGCGCGTGAGTGGAAGGAATCGCTGCGCAAGGCCGCCGCGCTGCGCCTGGCGCTGAGGTTGGAAGAGTGAGGATTCCCGCACGTCCGCCACGTCTGCCCGTCTGATGGCCGGCCTCTTCGAAACCATCCGCATCCGCGAAGGGCGCGTCCCGTTCCTCGCCGAGCACCTCGCGCGACTCGGCGCTGGTCTCTGGCGTCTCGGCGTCGAGGGCGCGCCGCCGGGCCTCGAGCAGCGGCTCAGGCAGTTCGAGGCCGAGGGCGAGGTCGTCGTTCGCGTCACCATCGACGAAACCGGCGAGGTCATCACCGAACGTCCCGTGCCGGCGGCCGTCCCGATGCGCGTGGTCACCTCGACGGTCCCTCACGACGCCTACCCGGTGAAGAGCACGGTTCGGGCGCAGTTCGAGCGCGCGCGTGAGGAGGCGGAGGGGCGAGGGGCAGAGGAGGCCTTGCTTCTGACCGCCGGCGGTCACCTGGCCGAGGGGGCGATCACGTCCCTTTTCTTCTGGAGCGACGAGCTGCTTTGCACCCCCGACCTCGGTCTCGGCATCCTGCCCGGGATCGGCCGAGCCCGGGTCATGACGCTGGCCCGGAGGGCAGGGATTCCGGTCGCCGAGGGGAGATTCGCGCCGGCCGCGCTCCTCCCGGGGGCTCCCTTCCTGGTCAACGCGGTCCGTGGGATCGTCGAGACCCTGAGCCTTGATGACGTGGAGGTACGCCGCGACCCGCGGACGGCGGCGCTCAGGGCGGAGTTCTGGGGTTGAGCCCCCCTACTGGCCCATGTAGCTTTGATGGCTCTCGCGAACCGGGCGGGAGCCGTGGTGGCTGTAGCTCAATCGGTTAGAGCGCCGGACTGTGGCTCCGGAGGTTGCGGGTTCAATCCCCGTCAGTCACCCTGGTTCGAGGTCAGAATTAGGTCCGTAGCTCAATTGGTAGAGCACCGGTCTCCAAAACCGGGGGTTGGGGGTTCGATTCCCTCCGGGCCTGTTGGAAAAAGCAGCCGTTGGCTGTTGGCCGTTGGGGGGCACCCGGCCACCAACGGCTAACGGCTAACGGCCAACGGCTGCACCACGGCGGTATCGTCTAGGGGACTAGGACGTGGCCCTCTCAAGGCCAAAACACGGGTTCGAATCCCGTTACCGCTACTCCTCCCCGTCGGCCCCATCGTCTAACGGCTAGGACACCACCCTTTCAAGGTGGGAACAGGGGTTCGATTCCCCTTGGGGCTATGAGTACCCGCCGTCGTACAAGTCCGCCAGCCGCTTCAGCGTCTCCGAGTAATTCCCCGTTGCGTCCGCGATCTCCATCGTCGCCAGCATCTCCCGCGGGATCAGGTCGCACCCCGCGAAGGTCTTCGCCAACGGCTGGCAGCCAACGGCCAACGGCTGCTGTCTCGCTACGTGCGCGCTGATCACCGGGCTCGCCGCCGCGTCCACCGCCAGCTCCACGACCCGCCCCAGCGGCAGTCCAGCCTCCACGCCAAGCACTAGCGCGCGGGCCAGGCGGCCGCGTACGAACTTCGGCTTTCGTCCGTACCATGTCGCGGCGGCGAGCAGCAACGATCCACCCGCCGTCACCAGGATCGTCAACCCGCCCATCACGACCAGCAGGTACTGCGCCGTATGTCCGAAGAAAAGCAGCGGGAACGGCGCGATGAAGGTCGCCGCGAGCGCCTGGAACATGGGATAGCTCAGCTTCTTCTTGATCCACAGAATCATCCGGTGCTCGGCGGCGAAGAAGTCGGCGAGGAGCTTGAGGCAGGTCTCGAGCGAGCCGGACTCCTCGCCGAGGACGAGCAGCGCCGCCTCGAACGGAACGAAGAGCCGCGGCTTGGCCTTCGTCAGCGACGCGAGCGCCGCGCGCCGCTTGGTGCCCGCGAGGAGGTAGCCGCGCAGCTTCTCGACGCTCGGCGAGCGCGTGAACTCGTGCATCGAGCCGAGCGTGGTAGGGTAGTCGAGGCCGGCATGGTAGCCCGCGTACCACATGCGGTAGAACTCCGCCTTGAAGCGGGCGACGTCGAGCTCGGCCCAGGCATGAGTGAGAAGCATGGGCGGCAGCCGCTAGCCGTTGGCCGTTGGGGGGCTCCGCCGCCGCCGTTTTGCGGCCATCGGGCACCCGCCGACGCCTAACAGCCAGCGGCCTACGGCCATCACGCTCATCTCCCCAAGGCCGCCCGCAGCTCCGCCAGCCTTCCCGCGATCGCCGCGTTCGACATCGCCGCGAGGTCAGGCGGGAGCAGCGCGCGCGACGTACACTCGACCGCCGCGATCAGTTTCTGATACTCGATCTCCAGCGGATAGGTGGGCGGCTGGAAATCCTGGATGAGCCCGGCCAGCAGCGCGGCGTTCATGGTCTTGAGGCCTGCCGCGGCCATGCGCCGGCTCGCGCGGACCAGGATCGCCTCGATGTCCGCGGCCGAGAGCGAGGCCGCGTCGCCGAACAGCGTGGCCGGCTGCACGTCCGGCGCCAGCGGGATCTTGAGCCGCCGGCGCAGCGCCTCGAACACGACGGCGCGCTCCTCGGGAGTGGCAGGCGGGAAGAGCGCCAGGTGCTCCTCGGCGCGGCCCTGGCGCTTGAGGTCTACCGGCACCAGGTCGGGCCGGCTCGTCATCAGGAACCAGAGCACCCGGCCGCGGCGGCGCGTGTCGCCCATGAACGCGGCCAGCGACGCGAAGACGCGCTCGCTGACGCCCGAGTCGTGCCCGCCCACGTCACGGCTGCCGAGCGC
The nucleotide sequence above comes from Gemmatimonadales bacterium. Encoded proteins:
- a CDS encoding type II secretion system F family protein — encoded protein: MLLTHAWAELDVARFKAEFYRMWYAGYHAGLDYPTTLGSMHEFTRSPSVEKLRGYLLAGTKRRAALASLTKAKPRLFVPFEAALLVLGEESGSLETCLKLLADFFAAEHRMILWIKKKLSYPMFQALAATFIAPFPLLFFGHTAQYLLVVMGGLTILVTAGGSLLLAAATWYGRKPKFVRGRLARALVLGVEAGLPLGRVVELAVDAAASPVISAHVARQQPLAVGCQPLAKTFAGCDLIPREMLATMEIADATGNYSETLKRLADLYDGGYS
- a CDS encoding anthranilate synthase component I family protein, which produces MLERLLAIAAGLSPPFVLLEDGRGAGKSMLAWAPLHRVRIEWTDAAVGTLDALTLGDDYIGVIAYDLGIPPHARRRAPMIAQPLADLFVPTQRITLRPGMRPEIRGDDARDRWGVAAGESWRGVDEGGKGARAATAGALRAVRPPERQAPPSRRSLDQAQFEAAVQRALEYIRAGDIYQVNLSVAERAPLAEPAFDVYRRLRAINPSPWMGYADFGDWQLVCGSPELLVEVRDGTARARPIAGTRKKTGKSVPDAAMRRELRTDAKEAAEHVMLVDLARNDLGRIAEFGSVRVAELGAVEEYSHVMHLVRDVVATVVPGTAPLDVFRAMFPGGTITGTPKIRAMEIIAELEPVARGFYTGALGWTGRDAAQWNIIIRSAVVRDGEVVIQAGAGIVADSDPAREWKESLRKAAALRLALRLEE
- a CDS encoding nitronate monooxygenase family protein; amino-acid sequence: MDLTTPFARKVGIEVPLICGAMYPCSNPELVAAASAAGGIGIVQPISMTYVHRHDYREGLRLIRRLTDKPIGMNALIEQSSRIYRERMERWIDISLEEGVRFFVTSLGNPRWVVDRVRPVGGVVYHDVTERKWALKALDGGVQGLICVNDRAGGHAGAKSPRALVDETADLGLPLICAGGIGDAPDFVAALKMGYAGVQMGTRFIAAEECNAHPDYKQAIVRATEKDIVLTERITGVPLAVIRTPYVERIGTKIGPLSRLLFRGRKTKHWMRTFYALRSLRQLKKDSLASTASADYWQAGKSVAGIAAVEPAGTIIRRFAEAARAA
- a CDS encoding hotdog fold domain-containing protein, giving the protein MSTAIASPGERIRTAWRRLAPLPGGKALFSIVLGWMAPYSGTIRARVLELEPGYAKLVMRDRRGIRNHLNSVHAIALANLAELSSGLAMLTGMPSHARGIPVGLRIAYLKKARGALTAECRCALPDFSHEGEYEFEASISDGGGDVVAKATVRWKLGPVA
- a CDS encoding aminotransferase class IV, whose translation is MAGLFETIRIREGRVPFLAEHLARLGAGLWRLGVEGAPPGLEQRLRQFEAEGEVVVRVTIDETGEVITERPVPAAVPMRVVTSTVPHDAYPVKSTVRAQFERAREEAEGRGAEEALLLTAGGHLAEGAITSLFFWSDELLCTPDLGLGILPGIGRARVMTLARRAGIPVAEGRFAPAALLPGAPFLVNAVRGIVETLSLDDVEVRRDPRTAALRAEFWG